Proteins from a genomic interval of Heterodontus francisci isolate sHetFra1 chromosome 31, sHetFra1.hap1, whole genome shotgun sequence:
- the ppp1r8a gene encoding protein phosphatase 1, regulatory subunit 8a isoform X2, translating to MKLIIDEKKYYLFGRNPDICDFTIDHQSCSRVHAALVYHKHLKRVFIIDLNSTHGTYLGHLRLEPHKPQQVPIDSTLSFGASTRAYTLREKPQTMPSAIKGDDIAAEDDELKGLLGLPEEETELDNLTEFNTAHNKRISTLTIEEGNLEIQRPKRKRKSYRVSFSDDEEIINPEDVDPSVGRFRNMVQTAVVPLKKKKTESPSSLGLEDGVARRMQNFPFNASLYGGLPPTSGDSASQLHGNTMGTAMIGGLPMPFPNPAPEVDLAPAVVPATVTINPVPNPGVFNAESVNEPKKKKYAKEAWPGKKPTPSLLI from the exons AAACTCATCATTGATGAGAAAAAATACTACCTCTTTGGAAGAAACCCTGACATATGTGATTTTACCATTGACCATCAGTCATGTTCAAGAGTCCACGCTGCATTGGTCTATCACAAACATTTGAAACGAGTTTTCATCATAGACCTGAACAGCA CTCATGGTACGTACCTGGGGCACCTTCGTTTGGAGCCCCACAAACCACAGCAGGTTCCCATAGACTCCACGTTGTCATTTGGAGCCTCAACACGCGCATACACGCTACGAGAAAAACCACAGACAATGCCATCCGCAATCAAGGGTGATGATATAGCTGCGGAAGATGATGAATTGAAGGGGTTGCTGGGTTTGCCTGAAGAGGAGACGGAATTAGAT AATTTGACAGAATTTAACACAGCTCATAACAAAAGAATATCTACACTGACAATTGAAGAAGGAAATCTGGAGATCCAGAGGCCAAAGCGTAAAAGAAAGAGCTACCGTGTATCGTTCAGTGACGATGAAGAGATAATAAATCCAG AGGATGTTGATCCTTCAGTTGGTCGCTTCAGAAATATGGTTCAGACAGCAGTGGTTCCACTCAAG AAAAAGAAGACGGAGAGCCCCAGTTCGCTAGGTCTGGAAGATGGAGTTGCTAGGCGTATGCAGAATTTCCCATTCAATGCTAGCTTATATGGTGGCCTCCCTCCAACTAGTGGCGATTCTGCGTCTCAACTACATGGAAATACAATGGGAACCGCAATGATAGGAGGACTGCCCATGCCATTCCCAAATCCTGCCCCAGAAGTAGACTTGGCACCAGCAGTAGTACCAGCAACTGTGACTATAAATCCCGTTCCCAACCCTGGTGTGTTCAATGCAGAATCTGTTAATGAGCCGAAGAAAAAGAAGTATGCCAAGGAGGCCTGGCCTGGCAAGAAGCCTACTCCATCACTGCTTATTTGA
- the ppp1r8a gene encoding protein phosphatase 1, regulatory subunit 8a isoform X1 yields the protein MQAIQLKPVFDCPTWAGKPPPGLHLDVVKGDKLVEKLIIDEKKYYLFGRNPDICDFTIDHQSCSRVHAALVYHKHLKRVFIIDLNSTHGTYLGHLRLEPHKPQQVPIDSTLSFGASTRAYTLREKPQTMPSAIKGDDIAAEDDELKGLLGLPEEETELDNLTEFNTAHNKRISTLTIEEGNLEIQRPKRKRKSYRVSFSDDEEIINPEDVDPSVGRFRNMVQTAVVPLKKKKTESPSSLGLEDGVARRMQNFPFNASLYGGLPPTSGDSASQLHGNTMGTAMIGGLPMPFPNPAPEVDLAPAVVPATVTINPVPNPGVFNAESVNEPKKKKYAKEAWPGKKPTPSLLI from the exons AAACTCATCATTGATGAGAAAAAATACTACCTCTTTGGAAGAAACCCTGACATATGTGATTTTACCATTGACCATCAGTCATGTTCAAGAGTCCACGCTGCATTGGTCTATCACAAACATTTGAAACGAGTTTTCATCATAGACCTGAACAGCA CTCATGGTACGTACCTGGGGCACCTTCGTTTGGAGCCCCACAAACCACAGCAGGTTCCCATAGACTCCACGTTGTCATTTGGAGCCTCAACACGCGCATACACGCTACGAGAAAAACCACAGACAATGCCATCCGCAATCAAGGGTGATGATATAGCTGCGGAAGATGATGAATTGAAGGGGTTGCTGGGTTTGCCTGAAGAGGAGACGGAATTAGAT AATTTGACAGAATTTAACACAGCTCATAACAAAAGAATATCTACACTGACAATTGAAGAAGGAAATCTGGAGATCCAGAGGCCAAAGCGTAAAAGAAAGAGCTACCGTGTATCGTTCAGTGACGATGAAGAGATAATAAATCCAG AGGATGTTGATCCTTCAGTTGGTCGCTTCAGAAATATGGTTCAGACAGCAGTGGTTCCACTCAAG AAAAAGAAGACGGAGAGCCCCAGTTCGCTAGGTCTGGAAGATGGAGTTGCTAGGCGTATGCAGAATTTCCCATTCAATGCTAGCTTATATGGTGGCCTCCCTCCAACTAGTGGCGATTCTGCGTCTCAACTACATGGAAATACAATGGGAACCGCAATGATAGGAGGACTGCCCATGCCATTCCCAAATCCTGCCCCAGAAGTAGACTTGGCACCAGCAGTAGTACCAGCAACTGTGACTATAAATCCCGTTCCCAACCCTGGTGTGTTCAATGCAGAATCTGTTAATGAGCCGAAGAAAAAGAAGTATGCCAAGGAGGCCTGGCCTGGCAAGAAGCCTACTCCATCACTGCTTATTTGA
- the ppp1r8a gene encoding protein phosphatase 1, regulatory subunit 8a isoform X3, with the protein MPSAIKGDDIAAEDDELKGLLGLPEEETELDNLTEFNTAHNKRISTLTIEEGNLEIQRPKRKRKSYRVSFSDDEEIINPEDVDPSVGRFRNMVQTAVVPLKKKKTESPSSLGLEDGVARRMQNFPFNASLYGGLPPTSGDSASQLHGNTMGTAMIGGLPMPFPNPAPEVDLAPAVVPATVTINPVPNPGVFNAESVNEPKKKKYAKEAWPGKKPTPSLLI; encoded by the exons ATGCCATCCGCAATCAAGGGTGATGATATAGCTGCGGAAGATGATGAATTGAAGGGGTTGCTGGGTTTGCCTGAAGAGGAGACGGAATTAGAT AATTTGACAGAATTTAACACAGCTCATAACAAAAGAATATCTACACTGACAATTGAAGAAGGAAATCTGGAGATCCAGAGGCCAAAGCGTAAAAGAAAGAGCTACCGTGTATCGTTCAGTGACGATGAAGAGATAATAAATCCAG AGGATGTTGATCCTTCAGTTGGTCGCTTCAGAAATATGGTTCAGACAGCAGTGGTTCCACTCAAG AAAAAGAAGACGGAGAGCCCCAGTTCGCTAGGTCTGGAAGATGGAGTTGCTAGGCGTATGCAGAATTTCCCATTCAATGCTAGCTTATATGGTGGCCTCCCTCCAACTAGTGGCGATTCTGCGTCTCAACTACATGGAAATACAATGGGAACCGCAATGATAGGAGGACTGCCCATGCCATTCCCAAATCCTGCCCCAGAAGTAGACTTGGCACCAGCAGTAGTACCAGCAACTGTGACTATAAATCCCGTTCCCAACCCTGGTGTGTTCAATGCAGAATCTGTTAATGAGCCGAAGAAAAAGAAGTATGCCAAGGAGGCCTGGCCTGGCAAGAAGCCTACTCCATCACTGCTTATTTGA